Sequence from the Candidatus Latescibacterota bacterium genome:
TAGCTGTTCCAATAAAGACAGCGGTCAATGGAAGAAGGAAATGCAGAAACATAAGATAACTGAATTGTGGATATATCTGATGGGGCTTAACTTCCATAATGGAGCTTGCCAGCAATAATAATACAGCACAGGCGACGGGAACCATCCCGATGATCGATATCCATAACGTACGCCTGCTGTGAATACCGTCCCTGAGGAAAAATACCAGAAGATATGCCATTGCTTTACCTCACCAGATAATCAAATACCGCTTCGAGATTCTCATCAGGGGACCACAGTGAATAAATGGTCACCCCATTATCAAGTGCAATAGAAGGAAGTCTTGTATGGAAATCATCCGGGGTTACCGTTTCCACGGTTAACTGATTTCTTTCCCTGTCAAAATGCACGCTCCTGATGTCATCATACTCGAGAAGCCTGGAAGTAAGGACATTGACCTTGTCACAACGAATGGAGACTTGCAGGGGATGCGTATCGATAAGTCTTCTTATCTCGTAGATATTTCCTTCGGCCAGGAGACTGCCGTGGTTGATGAGCAGGATCTTTTCCGTCATCTCCTCCACTTCATGCAGTACATGGCTTGAAACAATTACAGTCTTACCCTCATCTCCAAATTTTCT
This genomic interval carries:
- a CDS encoding ABC transporter ATP-binding protein; translation: GQLRTSKGSIRIGGQDVWNNHAILKNIGYCPELDVFWNYLSGRKFVTSFMRIHGFPADEAGERAQKAIRQMGMEKAQDKKIGSYSRGMRQRIKMAQAIAHDPDILLLDEPLNGMDPLGRHATMDLIRKFGDEGKTVIVSSHVLHEVEEMTEKILLINHGSLLAEGNIYEIRRLIDTHPLQVSIRCDKVNVLTSRLLEYDDIRSVHFDRERNQLTVETVTPDDFHTRLPSIALDNGVTIYSLWSPDENLEAVFDYLVR